The following are encoded in a window of Gossypium raimondii isolate GPD5lz chromosome 13, ASM2569854v1, whole genome shotgun sequence genomic DNA:
- the LOC105783142 gene encoding ureide permease 1 isoform X1, whose protein sequence is MDFAGTASLIYLPIERIICSGLKMYVVESKGGAIACMLLALFFLGTWPAIMTLLERRGRLPQHTYLDYTMTNLLAAVIIALTFGEIGSSTPEKPNFIAQLSQDNWPSILFAMAGGVVLSLGNLSTQYAWAFVGLSVTEVITASITVVIGTTLNYFLDDKINRAQILFPGVGCFLIAVCLGSAVHSSNAADNKAKLKGAGYSPTSNGAITNEELRNLEKGSGIIEEAKAGTAEFLLELEKRRAIKVFGKSTIIGLSITFFAGVCFSLFSPAFNLATNDQWHTLKEGVPHLVVYTAFFYFSVSCFVIALILNITFLYLPVLDLPRSSFKAYINDWNGRGWALLAGLLCGFGNGLQFMGGQAAGYAAADAVQALPLVSTFWGVLLFGEYQKSSRRTYVLLFGMLFMFIVAVGVLMASSGHRK, encoded by the exons atg GATTTTGCAGGCACTGCATCTCTGATATATCTACCAATTGAGAGGATCATTTGTAGTGGTTTGAAAATGTATGTGGTGGAAAGCAAAGGAGGTGCCATTGCCTGTATGCTTCTGGCATTGTTCTTTTTAGGCACATGGCCTGCTATTATGACGCTACTCGAACGTCGAGGTCGTCTTCCTCAACATACTTACCTTGATTATACAATGACAAACCTCTTGGCTGCTGTTATTATTGCTTTAACATTTGGTGAAATTGGCAGCAGCACTCCTGAGAAACCCAATTTTATTGCTCAACTATCTCAG GATAACTGGCCTTCCATTTTGTTTGCGATGGCCGGCGGGGTGGTTCTCAGCCTTGGGAATTTGTCTACACAGTATGCATGGGCTTTTGTTGGTCTATCAGTGACAGAAGTGATCACTGCAAGCATTACAGTTGTTATAG GCACAACCTTGAATTACTTCTTGGATGACAAGATCAACAGAGCTCAAATTCTTTTCCCGGGCGTCGGTTGCTTCTTGATTGCTGTTTGTCTCGGATCAGCTGTTCACTCATCAAATGCTGCAGATAATAAAGCAAAACTTAAAGG GGCTGGATATTCCCCCACATCGAATGGGGCAATCACAAATGAGG AACTAAGGAATCTGGAGAAGGGGAGCGGTATTATAGAGGAGGCAAAGGCCGGAACTGCGGAATTCCTTTTAGAGCTCGAGAAACGGAGAGCGATTAAG GTGTTTGGGAAGAGCACTATAATTGGTTTATCCATAACTTTCTTTGCTGGTGTTTGCTTCTCTCTATTCTCTCCAGCTTTCAACTTGGCAACAAATGATCAATGGCACACTTTGAAGGAAGGGGTTCCACACTTGGTTGTCTATACCGCATTTTTCTACTTTTCGGTCTCTTGTTTCGTGATCGCCCTCATCCTTAACATCACCTTCCTCTACCTCCCTGTATTAGACCTACCGAGATCATCGTTCAAGGCTTACATCAATGACTGGAATGGCAGAGGCTGGGCACTTTTAGCTGGGTTGTTGTGCGGGTTCGGGAATGGTCTCCAGTTCATGGGAGGCCAAGCTGCAGGGTATGCAGCTGCGGATGCTGTGCAG GCACTTCCACTTGTGAGCACATTTTGGGGCGTACTATTGTTTGGAGAATACCAAAAATCGTCGCGGAGAACATACGTATTACTTTTCGGGATGTTGTTTATGTTCATTGTAGCTGTTGGTGTTCTAATGGCATCGTCAGGGCATCGAAAATGA
- the LOC105783142 gene encoding ureide permease 1 isoform X2, with protein MYVVESKGGAIACMLLALFFLGTWPAIMTLLERRGRLPQHTYLDYTMTNLLAAVIIALTFGEIGSSTPEKPNFIAQLSQDNWPSILFAMAGGVVLSLGNLSTQYAWAFVGLSVTEVITASITVVIGTTLNYFLDDKINRAQILFPGVGCFLIAVCLGSAVHSSNAADNKAKLKGAGYSPTSNGAITNEELRNLEKGSGIIEEAKAGTAEFLLELEKRRAIKVFGKSTIIGLSITFFAGVCFSLFSPAFNLATNDQWHTLKEGVPHLVVYTAFFYFSVSCFVIALILNITFLYLPVLDLPRSSFKAYINDWNGRGWALLAGLLCGFGNGLQFMGGQAAGYAAADAVQALPLVSTFWGVLLFGEYQKSSRRTYVLLFGMLFMFIVAVGVLMASSGHRK; from the exons ATGTATGTGGTGGAAAGCAAAGGAGGTGCCATTGCCTGTATGCTTCTGGCATTGTTCTTTTTAGGCACATGGCCTGCTATTATGACGCTACTCGAACGTCGAGGTCGTCTTCCTCAACATACTTACCTTGATTATACAATGACAAACCTCTTGGCTGCTGTTATTATTGCTTTAACATTTGGTGAAATTGGCAGCAGCACTCCTGAGAAACCCAATTTTATTGCTCAACTATCTCAG GATAACTGGCCTTCCATTTTGTTTGCGATGGCCGGCGGGGTGGTTCTCAGCCTTGGGAATTTGTCTACACAGTATGCATGGGCTTTTGTTGGTCTATCAGTGACAGAAGTGATCACTGCAAGCATTACAGTTGTTATAG GCACAACCTTGAATTACTTCTTGGATGACAAGATCAACAGAGCTCAAATTCTTTTCCCGGGCGTCGGTTGCTTCTTGATTGCTGTTTGTCTCGGATCAGCTGTTCACTCATCAAATGCTGCAGATAATAAAGCAAAACTTAAAGG GGCTGGATATTCCCCCACATCGAATGGGGCAATCACAAATGAGG AACTAAGGAATCTGGAGAAGGGGAGCGGTATTATAGAGGAGGCAAAGGCCGGAACTGCGGAATTCCTTTTAGAGCTCGAGAAACGGAGAGCGATTAAG GTGTTTGGGAAGAGCACTATAATTGGTTTATCCATAACTTTCTTTGCTGGTGTTTGCTTCTCTCTATTCTCTCCAGCTTTCAACTTGGCAACAAATGATCAATGGCACACTTTGAAGGAAGGGGTTCCACACTTGGTTGTCTATACCGCATTTTTCTACTTTTCGGTCTCTTGTTTCGTGATCGCCCTCATCCTTAACATCACCTTCCTCTACCTCCCTGTATTAGACCTACCGAGATCATCGTTCAAGGCTTACATCAATGACTGGAATGGCAGAGGCTGGGCACTTTTAGCTGGGTTGTTGTGCGGGTTCGGGAATGGTCTCCAGTTCATGGGAGGCCAAGCTGCAGGGTATGCAGCTGCGGATGCTGTGCAG GCACTTCCACTTGTGAGCACATTTTGGGGCGTACTATTGTTTGGAGAATACCAAAAATCGTCGCGGAGAACATACGTATTACTTTTCGGGATGTTGTTTATGTTCATTGTAGCTGTTGGTGTTCTAATGGCATCGTCAGGGCATCGAAAATGA
- the LOC105783143 gene encoding F-box/kelch-repeat protein At1g15670 has protein sequence MFPWPFRENKRKNLLETSKEMESFEFSTELVPGLPNELGLECLTRLPYTAHRLASGVCHRWRDLFQSSDFHYHRKKLGYTQKVACLVQAFSGGTVNGPKRPGELPSYGISVFESLNRGWYRLPPVPKYPNGLPLFCQLASCEGKLVVMGGWNPVSYDPVADVFIYDFTTQQWRQGKDMPSTRSFFAIGACSGRVYIAGGHDENKNALRTAWVYDLRKDEWDQLGELSKERDECEGVVIGEDEFWVVSGYGTERQGQFDGSADVYEFKSGEWRVAEGIWEPGQCPRSSVGIGKGGKLMNWAELNTAVRVGARGIMLGGRVLVTGSEYQGGPHGFYMVEVKEGQIGKLEKINVPDEFSGFVQSGCFVEI, from the coding sequence ATGTTTCCATGGCCTttcagagaaaataaaagaaaaaaccttctagaaacttcaaaagaaatggAAAGTTTCGAGTTTTCAACTGAGTTGGTTCCGGGTTTACCCAATGAACTCGGTCTTGAGTGCTTAACTCGGTTACCTTACACAGCTCACAGACTCGCCTCCGGAGTATGTCACCGATGGCGGGATTTGTTCCAAAGCTCAGATTTTCATTATCACCGCAAAAAATTAGGGTACACCCAGAAAGTCGCTTGCTTGGTTCAAGCCTTTAGTGGTGGAACAGTGAATGGACCTAAAAGACCGGGTGAGTTACCGAGTTATGGAATTTCTGTGTTTGAATCGTTGAATCGGGGCTGGTATAGACTGCCCCCTGTTCCCAAGTACCCAAATGGGTTGCCTTTGTTTTGTCAATTGGCTAGCTGTGAAGGGAAGCTAGTGGTGATGGGCGGGTGGAACCCAGTGAGTTACGACCCGGTTGCTGACGTTTTTATCTATGATTTCACGACTCAGCAATGGAGACAAGGGAAGGATATGCCGTCCACAAGGTCCTTCTTTGCAATTGGAGCATGTTCAGGTCGGGTCTATATTGCGGGCGGGCATGACGAGAACAAGAACGCGTTGAGAACCGCGTGGGTTTATGATTTGAGAAAGGATGAGTGGGATCAGCTGGGTGAGTTGAGTAAAGAGCGAGACGAGTGTGAAGGTGTGGTGATTGGGGAAGACGAGTTCTGGGTCGTGAGCGGGTACGGGACAGAGAGGCAGGGTCAATTCGATGGGAGTGCTGATGTTTACGAGTTCAAGTCGGGTGAATGGAGGGTGGCCGAAGGGATTTGGGAACCGGGTCAGTGCCCGAGGTCGAGTGTTGGGATCGGGAAAGGCGGGAAATTGATGAACTGGGCAGAGCTGAACACTGCCGTTCGGGTCGGAGCAAGGGGGATTATGCTTGGGGGACGGGTGTTGGTTACCGGGTCGGAGTATCAAGGTGGACCGCATGGATTTTACATGGTGGAAGTCAAGGAAGGGCAAATTGGTAAATTGGAGAAAATCAATGTGCCCGATGAGTTTTCTGGGTTTGTCCAGTCAGGCTGCTTTGTGGAAATCTGA